In Azospirillum ramasamyi, a single window of DNA contains:
- a CDS encoding D-alanyl-D-alanine carboxypeptidase family protein, with translation MPLLARASTTLLSLTAFLALLLSVLLVSQPAWAKGSRKGEWAPVAAEILMEAESGKVLRARNADTLTYPASLTKMMTLMLTFEALDRGTLRLNQRLVVSRHAASMPPSRLWLSPGSTITVEQAILALITRSANDVAVVLAEALGGSESAFAQKMTARARALGMRRTVFRNASGLPDRLQRTTARDMAILSRALIRRHAGHYAYFQRRSFDWQGTTVHSHNRLMARYPGMDGIKTGYIAASGFNLAASAVRDGRRLIAVVMGGRSAATRDDRVADLLDIGFKRPTSPAKPAPAAPDLVITKRSSSAAERSTAVSVAVPSAKPPASNSSASNSSAGGRWSIQVGAFASRAAAVRSAGDSAKRLGALADGASPEVVHSGGLYKARLTGFPAESAGAACAALKAAGHGCFAVRGQ, from the coding sequence ATGCCCCTGCTCGCCCGTGCTTCGACGACGTTGCTCTCCCTGACCGCCTTCCTGGCCCTGCTGCTCTCGGTCCTGCTGGTTTCGCAGCCGGCCTGGGCCAAGGGCAGCCGCAAGGGGGAGTGGGCGCCGGTGGCGGCGGAGATCCTGATGGAGGCGGAGAGCGGCAAGGTCCTGCGGGCGCGCAACGCCGACACCCTGACCTACCCGGCGTCGCTGACCAAGATGATGACGCTGATGCTGACCTTCGAGGCGCTGGACCGCGGCACGCTGCGGCTGAACCAGCGGCTGGTGGTGTCGCGGCACGCCGCCTCGATGCCGCCGTCGCGGCTGTGGCTGTCGCCCGGCAGCACCATCACGGTGGAGCAGGCGATCCTGGCCCTGATCACCCGCTCCGCCAACGACGTCGCGGTGGTGCTGGCGGAGGCGCTGGGCGGCAGCGAGTCGGCCTTCGCCCAGAAGATGACGGCGCGCGCCCGCGCGCTCGGCATGCGCCGCACGGTGTTCCGCAACGCGTCCGGCCTGCCCGACCGGCTGCAGCGGACGACGGCGCGGGACATGGCGATCCTGTCCCGTGCCCTGATCCGCCGTCATGCCGGCCACTACGCCTATTTCCAGCGCCGCAGCTTCGACTGGCAGGGCACGACGGTCCACAGCCACAACCGCCTGATGGCGCGCTATCCCGGCATGGACGGCATCAAGACCGGCTACATCGCCGCCTCCGGCTTCAACCTCGCCGCCTCGGCCGTGCGGGACGGCCGCCGCCTGATCGCCGTGGTGATGGGCGGCCGCAGCGCCGCCACCCGCGACGACCGCGTCGCCGACCTGCTGGACATCGGCTTCAAGCGCCCGACCAGCCCGGCCAAGCCGGCGCCCGCCGCCCCGGATCTGGTGATCACCAAAAGGAGTTCGTCTGCCGCCGAGCGCAGCACGGCGGTGAGCGTCGCCGTGCCCTCCGCGAAGCCCCCCGCCTCCAATTCCTCCGCCTCCAATTCCTCTGCCGGCGGACGCTGGTCCATCCAGGTCGGTGCCTTCGCCAGCCGTGCCGCCGCGGTGCGCAGCGCCGGGGACTCGGCCAAGCGCCTGGGGGCGCTCGCCGACGGCGCCAGCCCCGAGGTCGTCCATTCCGGCGGTCTCTACAAGGCCCGGCTGACCGGCTTCCCCGCCGAGAGCGCCGGCGCCGCCTGCGCCGCCCTGAAGGCCGCCGGCCATGGCTGCTTCGCGGTGCGGGGGCAGTAA